From a region of the Deltaproteobacteria bacterium genome:
- a CDS encoding glutathione S-transferase family protein, with the protein MNAPVEIIGTYISPYVRKVLVCLDLKGIAYQIDPIIPFMGDQRFSQLSPVRRIPVLRDDRVVLADSSVICQYLEDRYPRPALYPADIADRARARWFEEFADTRMGEVFIWRLFNQVAINPFIWGEKTDKEALQKTLTDEIPRVLDYLEAELPRDGFLFGSVSIADISIAVFFRNAAFAHFSVDPTRWPTTAAFVERVLRLDSFAKLKPLEDRMMRTPVAQHRAVLAEMGAPLTAETCGTTTPRRGVMRV; encoded by the coding sequence ATGAACGCTCCAGTTGAAATCATCGGCACGTACATCTCGCCCTATGTTCGCAAGGTTCTCGTGTGTCTCGACCTCAAGGGCATCGCCTACCAGATCGACCCGATTATCCCGTTCATGGGAGACCAGCGGTTCTCGCAACTGAGCCCGGTGCGCCGCATTCCCGTGTTGCGCGACGACCGCGTGGTGCTCGCCGACTCGTCGGTGATCTGCCAGTACTTGGAGGATCGCTATCCCCGGCCAGCGCTCTATCCGGCCGACATCGCCGATCGCGCGCGGGCGCGGTGGTTCGAAGAGTTCGCCGACACCCGCATGGGCGAGGTCTTCATCTGGCGACTGTTCAACCAGGTCGCAATCAACCCCTTCATATGGGGCGAGAAGACCGACAAGGAGGCGCTCCAGAAGACGCTGACTGATGAGATCCCGCGCGTGCTCGACTACCTCGAAGCGGAACTGCCGCGCGACGGCTTTCTGTTCGGCAGCGTCTCGATCGCCGACATCAGCATTGCCGTGTTCTTCCGCAACGCCGCCTTTGCCCACTTTTCTGTCGATCCCACTCGCTGGCCGACTACCGCGGCGTTCGTGGAGCGCGTCTTGCGTCTTGATAGTTTCGCTAAACTCAAGCCACTCGAAGACCGGATGATGCGGACGCCGGTCGCGCAACACCGCGCCGTGCTGGCCGAGATGGGCGCGCCATTGACGGCCGAGACCTGCGGCACCACGACCCCGCGCCGCGGCGTGATGCGGGTCTGA
- a CDS encoding PspA/IM30 family protein: MRFFARLTNLITGTLREWMGTRERRNPAAVYEAAIGERVTQYAKLREAAASILYLRNKLGKQLDDATRELVTTQEQIALAVDRNDDPAALFLIGRKDRLTADIERVTGELTELTNEAEGAKRNLIAFQSDIQRLREEKARMLARLANAQARLRLQRAINGIAGLTPDADIQALESVREYIERSVTAVATSHETGDATLDARLEAIRSDQADRAARAQLDELKRSRRRVLLPMVMPNGAGIAAG; encoded by the coding sequence ATGCGATTCTTTGCCCGCTTGACGAACCTGATCACCGGCACACTGCGCGAGTGGATGGGCACGCGCGAGCGCCGCAACCCCGCCGCGGTGTACGAAGCCGCCATCGGCGAGCGCGTGACGCAGTATGCCAAGCTCCGCGAGGCTGCCGCCAGCATCCTCTACTTGCGCAACAAGCTCGGCAAACAGCTCGACGACGCGACCCGCGAACTGGTCACGACGCAGGAGCAGATCGCGCTCGCGGTCGATCGCAATGATGATCCGGCGGCGCTGTTTCTCATCGGGCGCAAGGATCGTCTGACCGCCGACATCGAGCGTGTCACCGGCGAGTTGACGGAGTTGACCAACGAAGCCGAGGGCGCCAAGCGCAATCTCATTGCGTTCCAGAGCGACATCCAGCGCCTGCGCGAGGAGAAGGCCCGCATGCTGGCGCGGCTCGCCAACGCGCAGGCGCGTCTGCGCCTGCAACGCGCGATCAACGGCATCGCCGGCCTGACGCCAGACGCCGACATTCAGGCGCTCGAGTCGGTGCGGGAATACATTGAACGCAGCGTGACCGCCGTGGCCACGAGTCACGAAACCGGTGACGCGACCCTCGATGCACGCCTCGAAGCGATCCGCAGCGATCAGGCCGACCGCGCCGCGCGCGCGCAGCTCGACGAATTGAAGCGCAGCCGCCGGCGCGTGCTGTTGCCGATGGTCATGCCCAATGGTGCGGGTATCGCCGCTGGCTGA
- a CDS encoding sigma-54-dependent Fis family transcriptional regulator, which produces MKGRILVVDDERAMQLALRGLLSKEGYSVDTASSGEEAVRKIEGGDFHLVITDLSMSGMDGLGVLARARAFDPDLAVVMITAYGSEKIAVEAMKTGAADYIPKPFDNDEMRVLVGKVMENTVLRREHRRLLAQVQDSYSFDQIIGKSPAMQRVFETVRRVADTDVTVLIRGDSGTGKELVANALHYHSPRRTKALVKVNCAAFSRELVESELFGHEKGAFTGAIAQREGKFEAADGGTLFLDEVGDMPLETQAKLLRAIQEKEVERVGGNTPIKVDVRLIAATNHDLEALVRQGRFREDLYYRLKVVELVIPPLAERREDIPLLIQRFLTDAAQRFNRPVKPLADDALRACMTHPWKGNVRELKSVVEQALLLAVGDEITAADLLGGVATARPADGRATAALPANFKDAKQQIVEEFERGFLTSALARHGGNITKAAEEVGMYRQNLQQKMRELGITVSDDGDAAA; this is translated from the coding sequence ATGAAGGGTCGTATCCTAGTCGTGGACGATGAGCGCGCGATGCAGTTGGCACTGCGCGGGTTGCTCAGCAAGGAAGGCTACAGCGTCGACACCGCCAGCAGTGGCGAAGAGGCGGTGCGCAAGATCGAGGGCGGCGACTTCCATCTCGTCATCACTGACCTCAGCATGAGCGGGATGGACGGTCTCGGGGTACTCGCCCGCGCCCGCGCCTTCGATCCCGATCTCGCCGTGGTGATGATCACCGCCTACGGCTCGGAGAAAATCGCGGTCGAGGCGATGAAGACCGGTGCGGCGGACTACATCCCCAAGCCGTTCGACAACGACGAGATGCGCGTGCTGGTGGGCAAAGTGATGGAGAACACCGTGCTCCGCCGCGAGCACCGACGTCTGTTGGCGCAGGTGCAGGACAGCTACAGCTTCGACCAGATCATCGGCAAAAGCCCGGCGATGCAGCGCGTGTTCGAGACCGTGCGGCGGGTGGCCGATACGGATGTCACCGTGTTGATCCGCGGCGACAGCGGCACCGGCAAAGAGCTGGTCGCCAATGCGCTCCACTACCACAGTCCGCGCCGCACCAAGGCGCTGGTCAAAGTGAATTGCGCCGCCTTCAGCCGCGAATTGGTGGAGAGCGAACTGTTCGGTCACGAGAAGGGCGCGTTCACCGGCGCGATCGCGCAACGTGAGGGCAAGTTCGAGGCCGCCGACGGCGGCACGCTCTTCCTCGATGAAGTCGGCGACATGCCGCTCGAAACCCAAGCCAAGCTGTTGCGAGCGATTCAAGAGAAGGAAGTCGAACGCGTCGGCGGCAACACGCCGATCAAGGTGGACGTACGCCTGATCGCGGCGACCAATCACGACCTCGAGGCGCTCGTTCGGCAAGGTCGCTTCCGCGAGGACCTTTACTATCGCCTCAAGGTCGTCGAGCTGGTGATCCCACCACTGGCCGAGCGCCGCGAAGACATTCCCCTGCTGATCCAACGCTTCCTCACCGACGCCGCGCAACGGTTCAATCGACCGGTGAAGCCGTTGGCCGATGACGCGTTGCGCGCCTGCATGACGCATCCGTGGAAGGGCAATGTGCGCGAGTTGAAAAGTGTGGTCGAGCAAGCGCTGCTGCTAGCCGTGGGCGACGAGATCACGGCGGCCGATCTGTTGGGCGGTGTGGCCACAGCGCGCCCCGCCGATGGCCGTGCGACCGCCGCGCTGCCGGCCAATTTCAAGGACGCCAAGCAACAGATCGTCGAAGAATTCGAGCGCGGCTTTCTCACCAGCGCGCTCGCTCGTCACGGTGGCAACATCACCAAAGCCGCCGAAGAGGTCGGCATGTACCGCCAGAACCTGCAACAGAAAATGCGCGAGCTCGGTATCACCGTGTCTGACGACGGCGACGCCGCGGCCTGA
- a CDS encoding 2TM domain-containing protein — protein MPFIGLIIAVLLFMHFKRQHRRLRTRSRFGRHTAIDVTARDATHDWKSERELWRERMREERRRWQQLADEERHRWRDAAREWKRGHFVPPKRDPEQEALRRARRRAAAVAGFYAHLMWYLAVIALLAFINLMTTSYPWFLWPAMGWGIGLFSHYMAVFGSHFVREHYFDPVVEREVRREKQAMTTEKQASIEELSATIAHEIRNPIAAAKSLVQQMGEDPHSVENVEYAKVAIDELDRVERRVSHLLKYAKEEEYTFAHVNLAGVVDAALTQLKSKLDAAKVQVARNYIAGPSVWADAEKLQQVFGNIIDNAIDSLAAVPETRRIDLFIENGTPKTATVRVHDNGCGIPEAKVAKIFNPFFTTKEKGTGLGMAIAKKIVDSHQGQISVDSAEGRGTEFRVTLPTP, from the coding sequence ATGCCGTTCATTGGTCTTATCATCGCCGTGCTGCTGTTCATGCACTTCAAGCGGCAACATCGGCGTCTGCGCACGCGGTCGCGTTTCGGGCGGCACACCGCGATCGACGTGACCGCGCGCGATGCGACGCACGACTGGAAATCCGAACGCGAGCTGTGGCGCGAGCGCATGAGGGAAGAACGGCGACGGTGGCAGCAACTCGCCGACGAAGAGCGGCACCGCTGGCGCGACGCCGCGCGCGAATGGAAGCGCGGCCACTTCGTACCACCCAAGCGCGATCCCGAGCAGGAGGCGCTGCGGCGCGCGCGCCGGCGGGCTGCCGCGGTGGCCGGTTTCTACGCGCACCTGATGTGGTACCTCGCGGTCATCGCGCTGCTCGCTTTCATCAATCTCATGACTACCTCCTACCCGTGGTTCCTGTGGCCGGCGATGGGTTGGGGGATCGGACTGTTTTCGCACTACATGGCGGTGTTCGGTTCGCACTTCGTCCGCGAGCACTACTTCGATCCGGTGGTCGAGCGCGAGGTGCGCCGCGAGAAGCAGGCGATGACCACCGAGAAGCAGGCGTCGATCGAAGAGCTGTCGGCCACCATCGCGCACGAGATCCGCAATCCGATTGCGGCCGCCAAAAGTCTGGTGCAGCAGATGGGGGAGGACCCTCACTCGGTGGAAAACGTCGAGTATGCCAAGGTCGCAATCGATGAGCTCGATCGCGTTGAACGCCGCGTGTCGCACTTGCTCAAATACGCGAAGGAAGAAGAGTACACCTTCGCCCACGTCAACCTCGCCGGCGTGGTCGATGCCGCGCTGACGCAACTCAAGAGCAAGCTCGACGCGGCCAAGGTGCAGGTCGCGCGCAACTACATCGCCGGTCCGAGCGTGTGGGCCGATGCCGAGAAGCTGCAACAGGTGTTTGGCAACATCATCGACAACGCCATCGACTCGTTGGCCGCCGTGCCCGAGACGCGCCGCATCGATCTGTTCATCGAAAACGGCACGCCCAAGACCGCCACCGTGCGCGTGCACGACAACGGCTGCGGCATTCCCGAAGCCAAGGTTGCGAAGATCTTCAATCCGTTCTTCACCACCAAAGAGAAGGGTACCGGTCTGGGGATGGCGATCGCCAAGAAGATCGTCGATTCCCATCAAGGTCAGATCAGCGTCGACAGCGCGGAAGGGCGCGGTACCGAGTTTCGCGTCACCTTGCCGACGCCGTGA
- a CDS encoding SDR family oxidoreductase, with protein MKLAGRVALITGAGSGLGREIALTFAAEGASIAINDVDKLNAAKVVKEIEATGGKARAYIADVSDSVEVAAMFEHLVDELGTIDILVNNAGVAIMSDEVKANFNTAVQEMMTTGKATTSAGATRLMSDSQWRRTLSIHLDGTFYCTREALKVMEPKGAGKIINMASVAGTTGLAGSPDYSAAKGGIIALTKSIAREVIGRGIYVNAIAPGYVDTPLLDVMDATMRQMAIMQTPIGRLGTPAEIAAVALYLASADSSYTVGQVISPNGGYHM; from the coding sequence ATGAAGTTGGCGGGACGAGTGGCGCTGATCACCGGCGCGGGGAGTGGTTTGGGGCGCGAGATCGCACTGACCTTCGCGGCTGAGGGCGCCTCCATCGCGATCAATGACGTCGACAAGCTGAACGCGGCGAAAGTGGTGAAGGAGATCGAGGCCACCGGCGGCAAGGCCCGCGCATACATCGCCGATGTTTCCGACAGCGTCGAAGTGGCGGCAATGTTCGAGCACCTGGTCGACGAACTCGGGACCATCGACATTCTCGTCAACAATGCCGGTGTAGCCATCATGAGTGACGAAGTGAAAGCCAACTTCAACACCGCGGTACAGGAAATGATGACTACGGGCAAAGCCACGACCTCGGCGGGAGCGACCCGCCTGATGTCCGATTCGCAGTGGCGGCGCACGCTGTCGATCCACCTTGACGGCACATTCTATTGCACGCGCGAAGCGCTCAAGGTGATGGAGCCCAAGGGCGCGGGAAAGATCATCAACATGGCCTCAGTGGCCGGCACGACCGGGCTGGCCGGCTCGCCGGACTACTCGGCGGCGAAGGGCGGCATCATCGCGCTGACCAAGTCAATCGCGCGTGAGGTGATCGGCCGCGGCATCTACGTCAACGCGATCGCGCCGGGCTACGTCGACACGCCGCTGCTCGATGTGATGGACGCGACCATGCGGCAGATGGCGATCATGCAAACCCCCATCGGACGCCTCGGCACGCCGGCCGAGATCGCAGCCGTTGCGCTCTATCTCGCTTCCGCCGACTCCAGCTACACCGTGGGGCAAGTGATCAGCCCGAACGGTGGGTATCATATGTAA
- a CDS encoding HAD family hydrolase, with translation MKVRAVIFDLDGTLADSVELFYGFACDVAADLQLPQPEREVVYDLMRTGRSTTTHLVPASIPRDRVAAVFAERGRYWLRRYYEETQPISGVLAAVRSLHSAGLMLGIATSSGRDIQFLARWGVRELFASVVGREDVVARKPAPDVIVQCLARLGMAPHEAVYVGDSPIDIQAGKAAGVATIGVLSGASPAAILAVEAPDAIVSGVADVPALLS, from the coding sequence ATGAAGGTTCGCGCCGTCATCTTCGACCTCGACGGCACGCTGGCCGACTCGGTGGAGTTGTTCTACGGCTTTGCTTGCGACGTGGCGGCGGATCTCCAGCTACCACAACCGGAACGTGAGGTAGTCTACGATTTGATGCGGACTGGACGATCGACGACGACGCATCTCGTACCAGCTTCCATTCCGCGTGATCGCGTGGCCGCCGTATTCGCCGAGCGCGGCCGGTACTGGTTGCGCCGCTACTATGAGGAGACCCAGCCGATATCCGGCGTCCTCGCGGCGGTGCGGTCGCTGCACTCTGCGGGCCTAATGCTCGGCATCGCCACCTCGTCAGGCCGCGATATCCAATTTCTGGCTCGCTGGGGAGTGCGTGAGCTGTTTGCGTCAGTGGTCGGGCGCGAGGATGTCGTCGCGCGTAAGCCGGCGCCGGACGTGATTGTGCAATGTTTGGCACGACTCGGGATGGCGCCACACGAAGCGGTCTACGTCGGCGACTCGCCGATCGACATTCAAGCCGGGAAAGCTGCCGGGGTAGCGACTATCGGCGTCCTCAGTGGCGCGAGCCCGGCGGCCATCCTGGCGGTGGAGGCACCGGACGCGATCGTATCCGGTGTGGCCGATGTGCCCGCGTTGTTGAGCTGA
- a CDS encoding dephospho-CoA kinase, with the protein MLIIGLTGGIGSGKSTVAKLLAQLGAEVIDADIVGHEVYRPGSDGWQQVVDAFGRDIVAADGSIDRKRLGAVVFGDPTALKRLTAIVHPLIHREVERRIAARRTAGFRQPIVVEAAVLIEANWLDLVDEVWLVVASRHSVLTRLQADRGMQAAHIEARIAAQLSDGERRQHADVVIENDDSLGDLEAHVRTAWARAVAA; encoded by the coding sequence ATGCTCATAATCGGACTAACCGGGGGCATCGGCTCGGGCAAGAGCACGGTGGCGAAGTTGCTCGCTCAACTCGGCGCCGAGGTCATCGATGCCGATATCGTTGGGCACGAAGTGTACCGGCCGGGGTCCGACGGCTGGCAGCAAGTGGTGGACGCGTTTGGGCGCGATATTGTCGCGGCAGACGGGTCGATCGATCGCAAGCGGCTCGGCGCCGTGGTGTTTGGCGATCCGACCGCGCTCAAGCGCTTGACGGCCATCGTCCATCCTTTGATCCACCGCGAAGTTGAGCGCCGTATCGCGGCGCGCCGCACCGCCGGATTTCGTCAGCCTATCGTGGTCGAGGCGGCTGTTCTCATCGAGGCCAATTGGCTCGATCTCGTCGACGAAGTGTGGCTTGTCGTGGCGAGCCGCCACTCGGTTTTGACTCGTCTGCAGGCCGATCGCGGCATGCAGGCCGCGCACATCGAGGCGCGCATCGCTGCCCAGCTCAGCGATGGCGAACGCCGGCAGCACGCCGACGTCGTGATCGAGAACGATGATTCGCTCGGCGACCTCGAAGCGCACGTACGCACCGCATGGGCGCGCGCAGTGGCGGCATGA
- a CDS encoding HU family DNA-binding protein, whose protein sequence is MTKSQLVQKIAESADLAKKQADSVLDGLVKIIVGSLKKGDPVKIPGLGTFKKVQTKARMGRNPQTGEAIKIPARKKVRFSVAKPLKEAVLGAKK, encoded by the coding sequence ATGACGAAGTCACAATTGGTGCAGAAGATAGCCGAATCGGCGGACTTGGCGAAGAAGCAAGCCGACTCGGTGTTGGATGGATTGGTGAAGATCATCGTCGGCTCACTCAAGAAGGGTGATCCGGTCAAGATCCCTGGTCTGGGAACTTTCAAGAAGGTACAGACCAAGGCCCGTATGGGCCGCAACCCGCAAACTGGCGAAGCGATCAAGATTCCGGCCCGCAAGAAGGTCCGCTTCTCGGTTGCCAAGCCGCTCAAGGAAGCCGTCCTCGGCGCGAAGAAATAG
- a CDS encoding AAA family ATPase: MAESRIEITDNLDLLLAVLPPRVRQQLEAAPVLDTLIEIVLDLGRPPEARFPSGVMPLNQGQVTREDLDYMVARIGAFTKDNRAGIERTLHRISALRNRFGEIIGLTCRVGRAVYGTVEIVRDVIEAGKSVLILGRPGVGKTTLLREAARVLADDLGRRVVIVDTSNEIAGDGDIPHPGIGRARRMQVPTPDLQHAVMIEAVENHMPEVVVIDEIGTEAEALAARTIAERGVQLIATAHGNTLENLITNPTLADLIGGIQSVTLGDDEARRRRTQKTVLERKAPPTFDMLIEIHSQERFAVHSDVAKVVDALLRQARAQPELRLRRPDGGFDREAPRVESPTPMRRNVEETGSSRRPVRIFPYAISRDRLERAIHELDAAATVCSHPRDADLVLTLRALSRKHPKKLRELMTHNVPVHAVNANTVGKLMDFLREHLEIKNEELDPDQQAALREAEDAIACAIAERRPVELGPQNAYVRRLQHQLVEAYGLASESVGAQPFRRLLIRPTRTPASAVGERQFTDPSRQDFA; the protein is encoded by the coding sequence ATGGCCGAGTCGCGCATTGAAATCACCGATAACCTGGACCTGTTGCTGGCGGTGCTCCCGCCACGCGTGCGACAGCAACTCGAAGCCGCCCCGGTGCTCGATACGCTGATCGAGATCGTCCTCGACCTCGGCCGGCCGCCGGAAGCGCGCTTTCCCAGCGGTGTGATGCCGTTGAATCAAGGACAGGTCACGCGCGAGGACCTCGACTACATGGTCGCGCGCATCGGCGCCTTCACCAAGGACAACCGCGCCGGGATCGAGCGGACGCTGCACCGCATTTCGGCGCTGCGCAATCGCTTCGGCGAGATCATCGGGCTGACCTGCCGGGTGGGGCGTGCGGTGTATGGCACGGTGGAGATCGTGCGTGACGTGATCGAAGCGGGCAAGAGCGTGTTGATCCTCGGCCGGCCGGGCGTGGGGAAGACGACGCTGTTGCGCGAAGCGGCGCGCGTGCTTGCCGATGATCTGGGGCGGCGCGTAGTGATCGTCGACACCTCCAACGAGATCGCCGGCGATGGCGATATCCCGCACCCGGGCATCGGCCGGGCGCGTCGCATGCAGGTACCGACGCCGGACCTGCAGCACGCGGTGATGATCGAGGCGGTGGAGAATCACATGCCCGAAGTCGTCGTCATCGACGAGATCGGTACCGAAGCGGAAGCGCTCGCCGCCCGCACGATTGCCGAACGCGGCGTGCAGCTGATCGCGACGGCGCATGGCAATACGCTGGAGAACTTGATCACCAATCCGACGCTGGCCGATCTGATCGGGGGTATTCAGTCGGTCACATTGGGTGATGATGAGGCGCGCCGGCGTCGCACGCAGAAGACGGTGCTCGAACGCAAGGCGCCGCCGACCTTCGACATGCTGATCGAGATTCACAGCCAGGAACGCTTCGCGGTCCATTCGGACGTCGCCAAAGTCGTGGATGCCTTGCTGCGGCAGGCGCGCGCGCAACCGGAGCTGCGGCTGCGCCGGCCGGACGGCGGCTTCGATCGCGAAGCGCCACGAGTCGAGTCACCCACTCCGATGCGGCGGAACGTTGAAGAGACGGGTTCATCGCGCCGGCCCGTCCGGATCTTTCCGTACGCGATCAGCCGCGACCGGTTGGAGCGCGCCATCCATGAGTTGGATGCCGCGGCCACGGTCTGCAGCCATCCGCGTGACGCTGATCTCGTGCTGACGCTCCGCGCCTTGTCGCGCAAGCATCCGAAGAAGCTGCGCGAGTTGATGACGCACAACGTGCCGGTTCATGCGGTGAACGCCAATACGGTGGGCAAGTTGATGGATTTCTTACGCGAGCACCTCGAGATCAAGAACGAAGAACTCGATCCCGATCAGCAGGCTGCACTGCGCGAGGCCGAAGATGCGATCGCCTGCGCCATTGCGGAGCGCCGGCCCGTGGAGTTGGGACCGCAGAATGCCTACGTGCGCCGCCTGCAGCATCAACTCGTCGAGGCCTACGGCTTGGCATCGGAGAGTGTGGGGGCGCAACCCTTCCGCCGCCTGCTGATTCGGCCGACGCGGACGCCGGCCAGCGCGGTTGGTGAGCGGCAATTCACCGACCCGTCGCGGCAAGATTTTGCTTGA
- a CDS encoding rhodanese yields MPSQITPRELKQRLDRGDDLIVLDVREAEELALARLVGAVHIPMGEIAGRLHEIDSDAEIVVVCHHGVRSAQVASLLAQRAFVRVVNLTGGIDAWSQTVDPTVPRY; encoded by the coding sequence ATGCCGTCACAGATCACACCACGCGAACTCAAGCAGCGACTCGATCGTGGTGACGACTTGATTGTGCTCGACGTGCGCGAGGCCGAGGAGTTGGCGCTCGCGCGCCTCGTCGGTGCGGTCCACATTCCGATGGGCGAGATCGCGGGGCGATTGCACGAGATCGACTCCGACGCCGAGATCGTGGTGGTGTGTCACCACGGTGTGCGCAGCGCGCAGGTTGCGAGCCTTCTCGCGCAGCGTGCGTTCGTCCGCGTCGTCAATCTCACTGGCGGCATCGACGCGTGGTCGCAGACGGTCGATCCGACCGTGCCGCGGTACTGA
- the thiD gene encoding bifunctional hydroxymethylpyrimidine kinase/phosphomethylpyrimidine kinase, which yields MTARALTIAGSDSGGGAGIQADLKTFIVFRVYGMTAVTALTAQNTTGVSGIEAVAPAFVRQQIDAVMSDIGADAVKTGMLANAAIIEVVAAAVRDWRIDNLVVDPVMVAQSGAPLLEPSARDALLATLIPLARLVTPNTHEAVALTGLPVSNVPEMRAAARTLIQRGARAVLLKGGHLMGDESVDVFDDGKAVRELRAPRVDIRHTHGTGCQLSAAITANLALGRTLDDAIDVAKRFITAAIRSGLAIGHGNGPANPLAWLDEA from the coding sequence ATGACTGCGCGCGCCTTGACCATCGCGGGGTCGGACTCCGGCGGCGGGGCGGGGATTCAAGCGGATCTCAAAACGTTCATCGTCTTCCGTGTCTACGGCATGACCGCGGTCACCGCGCTGACGGCGCAGAACACCACCGGCGTGAGCGGCATCGAGGCGGTTGCGCCGGCGTTCGTGCGGCAGCAGATCGATGCGGTGATGAGCGACATCGGCGCCGATGCGGTGAAGACTGGCATGCTGGCGAATGCAGCGATCATCGAGGTGGTCGCTGCCGCCGTGCGCGATTGGCGCATCGACAACCTCGTCGTCGATCCGGTGATGGTGGCGCAGAGCGGCGCACCCCTGTTGGAACCGTCCGCGCGCGACGCGCTGCTGGCGACGTTGATTCCGCTCGCTCGGTTGGTGACACCGAATACGCACGAGGCCGTGGCGCTTACTGGCCTCCCAGTCTCCAACGTACCCGAGATGAGGGCCGCGGCGCGGACGTTGATTCAGCGCGGCGCCCGTGCGGTTCTACTCAAGGGCGGCCATTTGATGGGCGACGAATCCGTCGACGTCTTCGACGACGGCAAAGCCGTACGCGAGTTGCGCGCCCCGCGCGTCGACATCCGACACACCCACGGCACCGGTTGCCAACTCTCCGCCGCGATCACCGCCAATCTTGCGCTTGGCCGTACGCTCGACGATGCGATCGATGTCGCCAAGCGCTTCATCACCGCCGCGATTCGCAGTGGTCTCGCTATTGGTCACGGCAACGGACCGGCGAATCCGCTGGCGTGGTTGGACGAGGCATAG